In a genomic window of Thalassotalea piscium:
- a CDS encoding guanosine-5'-triphosphate,3'-diphosphate pyrophosphatase, with protein MSAAIENNTSPLYAVIDLGSNSFHMLITRQLADSVQVVDKVKRKVRLASGLDSNNLLNQSAIARGLECLSFFAERLQDIPPENIRIVATATLRLATNRASFINAANTILGHKVTLLSGLQEAESIYLGVAHTSSSAKEKLVVDIGGASTELIIGSGFTIEHAISIDIGCVTFNAKFFEEGQLSPLKIEQAINYAKQQLAPYVAQYQSLGWQVVLGGSGTMQALAEILIFEKQPSLILYSFLQRIKLALTEFECIDDIVIEGLTSERVPVFVSGLTILIALFEALKIEQLQLSSGALREGLLYEMLPNSRQIAIRQRTVSGLSLKFHIDTLHAQRIQKQVTTLLESFAPAWQLVDKNEIELLHAATALHEIGLLLEYKRHQQHGAYLLNNADIPGFEQPERQFIAALVKLYKGGIDVTLLKSLSAVSFQHACYYLTILRLAIILCRRRQDDVLPSYQTKVENNTIFLCLPNQWLAQHPLIADELLQENKELKKIGLTLKIQCE; from the coding sequence ATGTCTGCAGCTATAGAAAATAACACTTCTCCTTTATATGCGGTCATCGATTTAGGGTCGAACAGCTTTCATATGCTGATCACCCGTCAGCTTGCCGATAGTGTGCAAGTTGTCGACAAAGTTAAGCGTAAAGTACGCTTAGCTTCAGGGCTTGATAGTAATAATTTGCTTAATCAGTCAGCTATTGCCAGAGGGCTTGAGTGTTTAAGCTTTTTTGCTGAGCGTTTACAAGATATTCCGCCTGAAAATATTCGTATTGTCGCCACAGCCACCTTAAGGCTAGCCACTAACAGAGCCTCGTTTATTAATGCTGCCAATACAATACTTGGACATAAAGTTACCTTGTTAAGTGGTTTACAAGAAGCCGAGAGTATTTACCTTGGGGTTGCTCATACCAGTAGCTCTGCAAAGGAAAAACTTGTAGTAGATATTGGCGGCGCAAGTACCGAACTTATTATTGGTAGCGGTTTTACTATTGAACATGCAATTAGTATTGATATAGGTTGTGTCACATTTAACGCAAAATTCTTTGAAGAAGGGCAGCTTAGTCCCCTAAAAATTGAACAAGCCATTAATTATGCAAAGCAACAATTAGCTCCTTATGTAGCACAGTATCAATCACTCGGCTGGCAGGTGGTTCTTGGCGGCTCAGGCACAATGCAGGCATTAGCTGAAATATTAATATTTGAAAAGCAACCGTCACTTATTTTGTATTCATTTTTACAGCGAATAAAGCTCGCGCTTACTGAGTTTGAATGCATTGATGATATTGTTATCGAAGGGCTAACCAGTGAGAGGGTGCCAGTATTTGTCAGTGGGTTAACGATATTAATAGCACTATTTGAAGCATTAAAAATTGAACAACTACAGCTATCTAGCGGCGCACTGCGTGAAGGTTTATTATATGAGATGTTACCCAACAGCCGTCAAATAGCCATTAGACAACGAACTGTTAGTGGACTTTCTCTCAAGTTTCATATCGACACCTTGCACGCGCAACGTATACAAAAGCAAGTAACAACTTTATTAGAAAGCTTTGCGCCAGCATGGCAGCTTGTCGACAAAAACGAAATCGAACTATTACATGCTGCTACAGCGCTTCATGAAATTGGTCTGCTCTTAGAATATAAGCGGCACCAGCAGCATGGCGCTTATTTGCTTAACAATGCTGATATTCCAGGTTTTGAACAACCAGAGCGACAATTTATAGCCGCGTTGGTAAAGCTTTATAAAGGTGGGATTGACGTTACCTTATTAAAATCTTTATCTGCGGTTAGCTTTCAACATGCTTGCTATTATTTAACAATCTTACGTTTGGCTATTATTTTATGTCGTCGTCGACAAGACGATGTATTACCAAGCTATCAAACGAAAGTAGAAAACAACACTATTTTCCTCTGCTTGCCTAATCAATGGTTAGCGCAGCACCCGCTAATAGCTGACGAGTTGCTACAAGAAAATAAAGAATTAAAGAAAATTGGTCTAACGCTAAAAATTCAATGTGAATAA
- a CDS encoding DMT family transporter: MAHDKQSLLAVHTAVLLFALSGLFAKWLLLPAIVIVCARALFASLTLIFIIRFVKKQSLEINRSMVWPLLATGVVLAIHWVSFFQAIQVSTVAIGLITFASFPLFVSLFEPYFFKEAFELKTVFQALLTLLGISLVLPFDAIDYSVLNGMLWGVISAITFALLTLLNRKFVVQHSATKVSLYQNGVAGLLLLPLALISPPEISNYQWQLLFVLGVIFTALSHTLFNHALKKIKAQTASIAVSLEPIYAIIAAYLFLGETLTSLMMLGGLIVILTNIWVLRVNEQKS; the protein is encoded by the coding sequence GTGGCACACGATAAGCAATCGTTATTAGCTGTACACACAGCAGTTTTGCTCTTTGCATTATCAGGTTTATTTGCAAAATGGTTACTATTACCTGCGATTGTTATTGTGTGCGCTCGAGCGCTATTTGCATCGCTCACATTAATTTTTATTATTCGGTTTGTTAAGAAACAGTCGCTTGAAATTAATCGCTCAATGGTTTGGCCGCTACTTGCAACAGGTGTGGTGTTAGCAATTCATTGGGTGAGTTTTTTTCAAGCTATTCAAGTGTCTACTGTTGCTATTGGCTTGATTACTTTTGCCTCTTTTCCATTGTTTGTTAGTTTATTTGAGCCTTATTTTTTTAAAGAAGCATTTGAGCTTAAAACAGTATTTCAAGCATTACTGACCTTGCTAGGAATAAGTTTAGTACTTCCTTTTGATGCGATAGATTATTCAGTTCTAAACGGTATGTTGTGGGGAGTTATATCGGCAATAACCTTTGCTTTATTAACCCTATTAAATAGAAAATTTGTTGTACAACATTCAGCAACAAAAGTATCTCTTTATCAAAATGGTGTAGCAGGCTTGTTATTATTACCTTTAGCTCTTATATCTCCACCAGAAATTAGTAACTACCAATGGCAATTACTGTTTGTTCTTGGGGTAATATTTACGGCGCTTTCCCACACGTTATTTAACCATGCATTAAAAAAAATCAAAGCACAAACAGCGAGTATTGCTGTTAGCTTAGAGCCGATATACGCGATAATTGCCGCTTATTTGTTTTTAGGTGAGACGTTAACCAGCTTAATGATGCTGGGTGGTTTAATTGTAATACTAACCAATATATGGGTATTAAGAGTAAATGAGCAAAAAAGTTAG
- the hemB gene encoding porphobilinogen synthase codes for MSQFGQYPARRLRRMRRDEFSRKLMSENQLTVNDLIYPVFILEGENQREAVESMPGVERKSIDLLLEEAKELVELGIPAVALFPVTPTEKKSLLAEEAYNPEGLAQRAVRALKQHFPELGVITDVALDPFTTHGQDGIIGTSGKDEGYVLNDITKDILVKQALSHAQAGADVVAPSDMMDGRIGAIRQALEAHGLVNTRILAYSAKYASSYYGPFRDAVGSSGNIKGGNKFSYQMDPANSDEALHEVSQDIYEGADMVMVKPGMPYLDVVRRVKDTFQVPTYAYQVSGEYAMHMAAIQNGWLAEKPCVMEGLLAFKRAGADGVLTYFAKKVARWLKEE; via the coding sequence ATGAGTCAATTTGGACAGTATCCAGCACGTCGTCTTCGTCGTATGCGCAGAGACGAATTTTCAAGAAAGTTAATGTCAGAAAACCAATTAACGGTTAACGATTTAATTTATCCTGTATTTATTTTAGAAGGTGAAAACCAGCGAGAGGCTGTAGAGTCAATGCCTGGAGTTGAGCGTAAAAGTATTGATTTACTACTAGAAGAAGCGAAAGAGTTGGTTGAATTAGGTATTCCCGCCGTTGCACTTTTCCCGGTAACGCCCACTGAAAAAAAATCGCTACTTGCAGAAGAAGCCTATAACCCTGAAGGCTTAGCTCAACGAGCGGTAAGAGCATTAAAGCAGCATTTTCCTGAGTTAGGTGTTATCACCGACGTAGCGTTAGATCCGTTTACCACTCATGGCCAAGACGGCATAATTGGTACTTCGGGTAAAGATGAAGGCTATGTGCTCAATGATATAACCAAAGATATTTTGGTTAAACAGGCTTTATCTCACGCACAAGCTGGCGCTGATGTGGTCGCGCCTTCAGATATGATGGACGGCAGAATTGGCGCAATTCGCCAAGCATTAGAAGCTCACGGGCTGGTTAACACTCGAATTCTAGCTTACTCAGCGAAGTATGCCTCTAGTTATTACGGCCCATTTAGAGATGCGGTCGGCTCTTCAGGTAATATTAAAGGAGGTAATAAATTCTCCTACCAAATGGACCCAGCTAATAGTGATGAAGCGTTGCATGAAGTCTCTCAAGATATTTATGAAGGCGCAGATATGGTAATGGTAAAGCCTGGAATGCCATATTTAGATGTAGTTCGTCGAGTAAAGGATACGTTTCAAGTACCTACTTATGCTTACCAAGTGAGTGGTGAATACGCTATGCACATGGCCGCAATACAAAATGGTTGGCTTGCTGAAAAACCTTGTGTGATGGAGGGCTTACTTGCTTTTAAACGGGCAGGAGCCGATGGTGTGTTAACTTACTTTGCCAAAAAAGTAGCGCGTTGGTTAAAGGAAGAATAG
- a CDS encoding sensor domain-containing diguanylate cyclase encodes MAATYDIVLNQEANVSSKYSVLASEYREASIHQVFNYPQQVWSQRQHPLNLRNGKNWLAIDITNTGDQDANFYIVVNNTMQLHSVKLYERGYGNTIKITPLTRHYNSLSSAHFRLSAKVTSRVFLTVTADGDATIQLNTLSPNQFVESLSLSQYITGIAIGGMFALALVMLMLFAANGSKSLVILFGYFTIQALSLSVLLGFNLYSVFPETPEFRGFELPLLTSFSAVFLIWFTRELFNLRLLAKRLDKVLKIIGWLLFLYLPLSMLLSLNTNLIICKLIDVVSACVLITVGLQLVRKNQRLALLFTIVILLALIFKLLNIVTISWYGFSTDLNTISFWLHGFLITFILSRQYYYQKLDSERAQKESLESAMTTRQAQDELLVLQQETQEQLELRVQERTLELNIALQELEDANRELAEKNTLDDLTGLFNRRHYDQKLLAEFRRSRRNLTPLSIVVIDIDLFKGVNDTYGHVAGDKCLVIIARLIKSVLRRSTDVGCRYGGEEFCLILPETDKDGATAIAEELRLAVKDQAFKLSNTGTTIALSVSCGISTYQQQNEISPEDLFVVADKALYQAKNQGRDQVVFFDLNMLKAEQE; translated from the coding sequence ATGGCCGCGACGTATGATATCGTCTTAAATCAAGAAGCGAATGTCAGCAGTAAGTATTCAGTGTTAGCTTCAGAATATAGAGAAGCAAGTATCCATCAGGTGTTTAATTACCCGCAGCAAGTTTGGAGTCAACGCCAGCACCCTTTAAACCTTAGAAATGGGAAAAATTGGCTTGCGATAGATATTACGAATACAGGAGATCAAGACGCAAACTTTTATATAGTGGTTAATAATACTATGCAGTTGCACAGTGTTAAGCTGTATGAACGAGGTTATGGCAATACTATAAAAATTACGCCACTTACTCGTCATTATAATAGCTTGTCTAGTGCTCATTTTAGGCTTTCCGCTAAAGTAACCTCACGAGTGTTTTTAACGGTAACTGCCGATGGTGACGCTACAATTCAACTCAATACCTTAAGTCCGAATCAATTTGTTGAAAGTTTAAGCCTTAGCCAATACATAACAGGTATCGCCATTGGTGGTATGTTCGCATTAGCCTTAGTTATGTTAATGCTGTTTGCCGCTAATGGCAGTAAATCATTAGTGATACTTTTTGGTTACTTTACAATACAAGCACTGTCTTTATCTGTTTTACTTGGTTTTAATTTGTATAGTGTTTTTCCTGAAACGCCTGAGTTTAGGGGTTTTGAACTGCCACTGTTAACCTCTTTTTCAGCTGTTTTTCTTATTTGGTTCACCCGAGAGTTGTTTAACTTAAGATTACTGGCAAAACGCTTGGACAAGGTGCTTAAAATAATAGGTTGGCTGCTATTTCTCTATCTGCCTCTTAGTATGCTGTTATCGCTAAATACTAACCTCATTATTTGTAAACTTATTGATGTTGTTTCAGCGTGCGTGCTCATTACTGTTGGCTTACAGTTGGTTAGAAAAAATCAGCGACTCGCACTATTATTTACCATTGTAATTTTACTCGCTCTAATTTTTAAATTGCTAAATATAGTTACTATTTCATGGTATGGCTTTAGTACTGACCTTAATACTATTTCGTTTTGGCTTCATGGATTTTTAATTACCTTTATTTTAAGCCGACAATATTATTACCAGAAATTAGACAGTGAACGCGCTCAAAAAGAGTCTCTTGAAAGTGCAATGACTACCCGCCAAGCCCAAGACGAGTTACTTGTGCTACAACAAGAAACACAAGAGCAGCTTGAATTGAGAGTTCAAGAGCGTACGTTAGAGCTTAATATTGCCTTGCAAGAGCTTGAAGATGCGAATAGAGAATTAGCCGAAAAAAATACCCTTGACGACCTTACTGGATTATTTAATCGACGACATTATGATCAGAAACTTTTAGCTGAATTTCGCCGAAGCCGTCGTAACTTAACTCCGCTTAGTATTGTGGTAATAGATATTGACCTTTTTAAAGGAGTTAATGATACCTATGGTCATGTTGCTGGAGATAAATGCTTAGTTATAATAGCGCGATTAATTAAAAGCGTTTTACGGCGGAGTACAGATGTTGGTTGTCGCTATGGCGGTGAAGAATTTTGTTTGATTTTACCTGAAACAGATAAAGACGGAGCTACTGCCATTGCTGAAGAACTCCGTTTAGCTGTTAAAGATCAGGCATTTAAACTTAGTAATACGGGTACCACAATTGCGTTATCAGTTAGCTGTGGTATTAGTACTTATCAACAACAAAATGAGATCAGCCCTGAAGATTTATTTGTTGTCGCAGATAAAGCACTTTATCAAGCAAAAAATCAAGGTCGTGATCAGGTGGTATTTTTTGATTTAAATATGCTCAAAGCAGAGCAGGAGTAG
- a CDS encoding TatD family hydrolase, translating to MIDIGVNFTNNRFDNEHALIIERAKVAHVNGFLVTGTSISESQKALALCQQFPHFLHCTAGIHPHDADNAPANFIEQLTKLATSSHVKAIGECGLDFNRNFSTPENQLSVFKQQVALASKLSFPLFLHQRDAFEQWYAVLQPYIDKVPAMVSHCFTGNKAELTQCLDAGMYIGITGWLCDERRGKTLQEIVKCIPLSQLMIETDAPYLTPRTIKPRPKSSRNEPAYLPYIVTKLAELTSYSEDEIRYHTKVNAERVFNWGPPNV from the coding sequence TTGATTGATATAGGCGTAAACTTTACCAATAACCGTTTTGACAACGAACATGCTTTAATTATTGAAAGAGCTAAAGTTGCGCATGTTAATGGCTTTTTGGTAACGGGTACGTCAATTAGTGAGAGTCAAAAAGCGTTAGCGTTATGTCAACAATTCCCTCATTTTTTACATTGTACCGCTGGCATTCACCCCCACGATGCAGATAATGCGCCCGCTAACTTTATTGAACAACTAACAAAGCTTGCAACCTCAAGTCATGTTAAAGCCATTGGCGAGTGCGGTTTAGACTTCAATCGTAATTTTTCAACGCCAGAAAATCAGTTGTCGGTATTTAAACAGCAGGTGGCGCTTGCAAGTAAACTTTCTTTTCCTTTATTTCTTCATCAGCGCGATGCGTTTGAACAATGGTATGCTGTCCTTCAACCATACATAGACAAAGTTCCAGCGATGGTTTCGCATTGTTTTACCGGAAATAAAGCTGAGTTAACGCAATGTTTAGATGCCGGTATGTACATTGGTATTACTGGTTGGTTGTGCGATGAGCGCAGAGGTAAAACGTTACAAGAAATTGTAAAGTGCATACCACTTTCACAGTTAATGATAGAGACTGATGCGCCCTATTTAACGCCAAGAACAATCAAGCCTCGCCCAAAAAGCAGTCGTAATGAACCTGCTTACCTGCCCTATATCGTTACAAAACTAGCTGAACTTACCTCATATAGTGAAGATGAAATACGTTACCATACTAAAGTAAATGCTGAGCGAGTGTTTAATTGGGGCCCGCCTAATGTGTAG
- the tatC gene encoding twin-arginine translocase subunit TatC, protein MTQTSHTLFDHLLELRTRLLKALLSVLVIFCSMIYFANDIYEYVSKPLLATMPEGGQMIATDVASSFFAPFKLTIVLAVFIAMPYILYQLWSFIAPGLYRKEKRLIAPLMFGSTFLFYSGIAFSYFVVFPLVFSFFTSVAPAGVTIATDISSYLDFVLKLFFAFGIAFEIPIAIILMCWTGFTDPQSLRKKRPYIVVGAFVIGMLLTPPDIISQTLLAIPMLILFEVGVFIAAMQFGDTNDEDIDDADRTD, encoded by the coding sequence ATGACACAAACATCTCACACGTTATTTGATCATTTACTTGAGCTGCGAACACGTTTACTTAAAGCCTTATTATCAGTATTAGTTATATTTTGTTCGATGATATATTTTGCTAACGATATATACGAATATGTGTCCAAACCATTGTTAGCAACTATGCCGGAAGGTGGTCAGATGATAGCAACTGATGTTGCTTCTTCATTTTTTGCTCCTTTCAAGCTAACTATTGTATTAGCTGTTTTCATTGCAATGCCCTATATTCTTTACCAACTATGGTCTTTTATTGCGCCAGGGCTTTATCGCAAAGAAAAGCGTTTAATTGCACCGCTAATGTTTGGCAGTACCTTTTTATTTTATTCTGGCATAGCGTTTAGTTATTTTGTGGTTTTTCCATTGGTTTTTTCATTTTTTACCTCGGTCGCCCCAGCAGGAGTTACAATAGCCACAGATATTTCGAGTTATCTTGATTTTGTGCTGAAGCTTTTCTTTGCTTTTGGTATTGCATTTGAAATACCTATCGCAATTATTTTAATGTGCTGGACAGGCTTTACTGACCCTCAAAGCTTAAGAAAAAAACGGCCTTATATCGTTGTTGGTGCATTCGTTATTGGTATGTTGTTAACACCACCAGATATTATTTCACAAACCTTGTTAGCTATCCCTATGCTTATTTTATTTGAGGTGGGTGTTTTTATTGCTGCTATGCAATTTGGTGATACTAACGATGAAGACATCGATGATGCAGATCGTACCGACTAA
- the tatB gene encoding Sec-independent protein translocase protein TatB, whose amino-acid sequence MFDIGFWELLLIAMIGLVVLGPERLPVAIRTVRGWMSNVKRFSDTVKTELNEELRIQELHANLKKAEQVNMENLSPEVAESVRSLKEAAEMVTKPYMNKTEKSAIEPTANKENNE is encoded by the coding sequence ATGTTTGATATTGGCTTTTGGGAGCTATTATTAATTGCGATGATCGGCCTAGTAGTTTTAGGTCCAGAGCGATTGCCTGTTGCTATTCGTACAGTTCGTGGTTGGATGAGTAACGTTAAGCGCTTTAGCGATACGGTGAAAACTGAATTGAATGAAGAACTTCGTATTCAAGAGCTTCATGCTAACCTGAAAAAGGCTGAGCAAGTTAATATGGAAAATTTATCGCCAGAAGTGGCGGAATCTGTTCGATCATTAAAAGAAGCCGCAGAAATGGTAACGAAACCGTACATGAACAAAACGGAAAAAAGCGCAATTGAGCCCACTGCAAATAAAGAAAACAACGAATGA
- the tatA gene encoding twin-arginine translocase TatA/TatE family subunit, with the protein MGGIGIWQLIIVAVIIILLFGTKKLRNLGSDLGSAVKGFKNSIGDDGEKKAIDEKKSVEEKVASTTEDKDKV; encoded by the coding sequence ATGGGTGGAATAGGTATTTGGCAATTAATAATTGTTGCAGTGATTATCATACTATTATTTGGTACTAAAAAGTTACGTAACCTAGGCAGTGACTTGGGTAGCGCAGTTAAAGGCTTTAAAAATTCAATTGGTGATGACGGTGAAAAAAAAGCAATAGATGAAAAAAAATCAGTAGAAGAGAAAGTTGCTTCAACTACTGAAGACAAAGATAAAGTATAA
- a CDS encoding putative quinol monooxygenase gives MTIIVAGKLLLKAGMREEFIEKSIPAILLARQNKACVDFSVSPDSVDANRVNIFEQWTTEEALTKFRDSGPESDTLSMVEVVDIKEFTL, from the coding sequence ATGACAATAATTGTTGCAGGCAAGCTGTTATTAAAAGCAGGAATGCGTGAAGAGTTTATTGAAAAGTCTATTCCTGCAATATTATTAGCGAGGCAGAATAAGGCATGTGTAGACTTCTCAGTATCCCCTGACTCTGTAGATGCTAATAGAGTTAATATATTTGAACAATGGACAACAGAGGAAGCACTGACAAAATTTAGAGATTCAGGACCTGAAAGTGATACTTTATCAATGGTAGAAGTTGTTGATATTAAAGAGTTTACTCTTTAG
- a CDS encoding bifunctional diguanylate cyclase/phosphodiesterase, producing MEVRAKNDIQAARQLPKLKSLLKKYRQVKTMQSGLLQLSELASTVTDMDTFYPALNTVIESLFITDAFHIALLDQSRKLTLTYGKSPEDSRIIDQINSQNWQQTLTGIVYENAEPMHCSSAERMALAKAGKIVLYGSACVDWLGVPLKRGHQVIGVIALQSYDNKLYFDDRDCQLLEFIAEHLVTAIDRVRSRELLEQNIRQRTLKLTETNHKLQVEIAERQKIVKVHKALLAISELTSTSKDINLFYKAIHGHIETLLPAKNLYIALLSESDSMLHFTYYNDEKISHPQPRQFATGLTELAVKIGKPLLISKGKMHTLGDNGELEQKAFNLKYPLEKLPKAWLGAPLADRGKIIGVLAIQHYQDADAYQISDLKITRFVGQHIATAILRKTAQDNIQRSKSELEQIVNQRTEELQASNLNLRMQIEERKKAEERLFYEAHHDALTKLPNRAMFSDRLTFAQRHLKRHPNHRFAVLFIDLDRFKVINDTLGHLAGDKFLIEIAKRLSKCVRDNDILARLGGDEFVILLDSLQSEDDVEEVASRIITAVSQPFVLDEHSLYSNASIGIALCSHHYTDANEILRDADAAMYQAKSLGRGRYVFFDESMREQLIASMTLEQELRVAIVENQFELHYQQISDLMLSNTIGFEALLRWNHPTKGLLTPSEFLFMAEETGMILEIETWVIAEVCSQLKSWLDSEDEHKNAFIGVNLSGRHLTQANQLCKLIGLIKEHTIEPERLILEFNESAFSKNNELALKGLRKLKELGVKLALDDYGAGQSSFNFLHNYPFEFIKLDRSFIRTLNGSDINLALVKALHELGGKFGYRLVAEGIESEEVLQKLMKVGCDFGQGYHISRPEKIVNQSDNIERLVPKARA from the coding sequence ATGGAAGTCAGGGCAAAAAATGATATTCAAGCGGCAAGACAGTTGCCAAAATTGAAATCATTACTAAAAAAGTATCGTCAAGTTAAAACAATGCAGTCAGGTTTACTACAGTTGTCTGAATTAGCCAGCACAGTAACCGACATGGATACGTTTTACCCTGCCTTAAACACAGTGATTGAAAGCTTATTCATTACTGATGCTTTTCATATTGCGTTACTCGATCAATCTAGAAAGTTAACACTTACTTACGGTAAAAGCCCTGAAGACTCAAGAATAATTGATCAAATAAATTCGCAGAATTGGCAACAAACACTAACAGGTATTGTCTATGAAAACGCTGAGCCTATGCATTGCAGTTCAGCGGAGAGAATGGCACTCGCTAAAGCTGGAAAAATAGTGCTTTACGGCTCTGCGTGTGTAGATTGGTTGGGTGTGCCACTAAAGCGCGGCCATCAAGTTATCGGTGTAATCGCGCTTCAAAGCTATGATAACAAGCTCTATTTTGATGACCGGGATTGTCAACTGCTAGAGTTTATTGCAGAACACTTAGTTACTGCTATCGACAGAGTTAGAAGTCGAGAGTTACTTGAACAAAACATTAGGCAGCGTACATTAAAGCTCACTGAAACTAATCACAAGTTACAGGTAGAAATAGCAGAAAGGCAAAAAATTGTAAAAGTGCATAAGGCACTACTCGCTATCTCTGAACTCACATCAACATCTAAAGATATAAACCTTTTTTATAAAGCTATTCATGGCCATATAGAAACATTATTGCCCGCGAAAAACTTATACATTGCATTGCTTTCTGAAAGTGATTCAATGCTGCACTTTACTTATTATAATGATGAAAAAATATCTCATCCTCAACCACGACAATTTGCTACAGGGTTAACAGAGTTAGCGGTTAAAATTGGCAAGCCACTCTTAATTAGCAAAGGTAAAATGCATACGCTAGGCGACAATGGAGAGCTCGAGCAAAAAGCATTTAATTTAAAGTATCCCTTGGAAAAGCTACCAAAGGCTTGGTTAGGTGCACCACTAGCTGATCGCGGTAAAATAATTGGTGTATTGGCAATTCAACACTACCAAGATGCAGATGCATACCAAATAAGTGATTTAAAAATAACACGCTTTGTCGGCCAGCATATTGCCACTGCAATTTTACGAAAAACAGCACAAGATAATATACAGCGTAGTAAGTCTGAACTAGAGCAAATTGTAAATCAGCGTACTGAGGAGCTTCAAGCAAGTAACCTTAACTTACGCATGCAAATAGAAGAGCGCAAGAAAGCAGAAGAACGCCTTTTTTATGAAGCCCATCACGATGCGCTAACTAAACTCCCTAATCGTGCAATGTTTTCCGACCGACTTACTTTTGCACAAAGGCATTTAAAACGTCATCCCAATCACCGCTTCGCGGTACTTTTTATCGATTTAGATCGCTTTAAAGTGATTAATGATACGTTAGGCCATTTAGCCGGTGATAAGTTTTTAATTGAAATCGCTAAACGTTTATCTAAATGTGTTCGCGATAACGATATTTTAGCGCGTTTAGGTGGCGATGAGTTTGTAATTTTGCTTGACTCATTACAGTCTGAAGATGATGTTGAAGAGGTTGCTAGCCGTATTATTACTGCAGTTAGCCAACCTTTCGTGTTAGACGAACATAGTTTGTATTCCAATGCTAGTATTGGAATAGCCCTTTGCAGCCATCATTATACTGATGCCAATGAAATATTGCGCGATGCCGATGCGGCTATGTACCAAGCGAAAAGTTTAGGTCGTGGACGTTATGTGTTTTTTGATGAAAGTATGCGCGAGCAATTAATTGCAAGTATGACCTTAGAGCAAGAGTTGCGTGTAGCGATTGTTGAAAATCAATTTGAACTACACTATCAGCAAATATCAGATCTAATGCTTTCAAATACTATTGGTTTTGAGGCCTTATTACGCTGGAATCATCCAACTAAAGGCTTGTTAACACCAAGTGAATTCTTATTCATGGCAGAAGAAACCGGCATGATATTAGAAATAGAGACTTGGGTGATTGCTGAGGTATGTTCACAATTAAAAAGCTGGCTTGATAGTGAAGATGAACACAAGAACGCCTTTATTGGTGTTAATCTTTCTGGTCGTCATTTAACGCAAGCTAATCAATTGTGTAAGCTCATTGGCTTAATTAAAGAGCATACAATTGAACCTGAACGTTTAATTTTAGAATTTAATGAGTCGGCTTTTAGTAAAAATAATGAGCTAGCGTTAAAGGGCTTACGTAAATTAAAAGAACTCGGTGTTAAATTAGCCTTAGATGACTACGGTGCAGGGCAATCGTCATTCAACTTTCTACACAACTATCCATTTGAATTTATTAAGCTTGATCGTAGTTTTATACGCACATTAAATGGCAGTGATATTAATCTCGCGCTAGTAAAAGCCTTGCATGAACTTGGTGGTAAGTTTGGTTATCGCTTAGTAGCAGAGGGCATAGAGTCAGAAGAGGTTTTGCAAAAGTTAATGAAAGTTGGCTGTGATTTTGGTCAGGGTTACCATATTAGCCGCCCTGAGAAAATTGTAAATCAAAGTGACAATATAGAACGACTCGTGCCAAAAGCAAGAGCGTAG